A region from the Aegilops tauschii subsp. strangulata cultivar AL8/78 chromosome 5, Aet v6.0, whole genome shotgun sequence genome encodes:
- the LOC141022236 gene encoding uncharacterized protein, producing MGINPSRIKPSNTTIKGVIPGVETRCTGSLTLEVVFGSPDNFPSEELIFDIVPFRSGYHALLGRTAFTRFNAVPQYAYLKLKMPEQRGVITVNGNMERSLRTEEHTTALAAEVHGGLIKPNNSSVIKTNDIAKRVWSPSHYDSSMDSDLK from the coding sequence ATGGGCATCAACCCGTCAAGAATTAAGcctagtaacactaccatcaagGGAGTGATACCCGGCGTGGAGACCCGTTGTACGGGCTCCTTAACACTGGAAGTGGTATTCGGCTCTCCAGACAATTTTCCCAGCGAAGaattgatcttcgacatcgtccctttccgcagtggaTATCACGCATTACTCGGACGAACCGCTTTCACCCGCTTTAATGCAGTCCCGCAATATGCTTATCTGAAGCTTAAAATGCCTGAACAGCGTGGCGTCatcacagtcaatggaaacatggagcgctccctccgtactgaagAGCACACCACGGCCCTAGCAGCCGAGGTGCATGGCGGCCTCATCAAGCCGAACAATTCATCGGTCATCAAGACCAATGACATTGCCAAAAGAGTCTGGTCCCCATCTCATTACGATAGCTCGATGGACTCGGACCTCAAATAG
- the LOC109740324 gene encoding glucan endo-1,3-beta-glucosidase 5 codes for MGWSSTSAPAPAVLLLWLLALAFRADALAANWGTRALHPLPGDVTVQLLKDNGFDKVKLFEADPAALKALGHSGIQVMLGLPNELLATVARDVAAAEQWVQHNVSHYVSDYGVDIRFVAVGNEPFLKSYKGQFEAATLPAVRNVQAALVKAGLARQVRVTVPLNADVYESLDGRPSSGDFRPDITTLMTSLVRFLLDSGGVLAINIYPFLSMDADANFPRDYAFFPAPGAPPSQASVQDGNVLYTNVFDANYDTLVAALEKHGLGNITVVVGEIGWPTDGDANANAAGAQKFNQGLFDRIVAGKGTPRRPQMPDVYVFALLDEDAKSVDPGNFERHWGVFNYDGSPKYALRLAGGKGVVPAKGVRYLSKQWCVLRPDASPTDPAIVGAVGYACQYADCTSLSPGSSCGGLDVRGNVSYAFNQFFQSASQQKGSCGFNNLSVVTTTDPSQGTCRFKIMIDTGRHDLTHQEDSGAARAAAAWGTVVAVLALLAIVAL; via the exons ATGGGGTGGTCGTCGAcgtcggcgccggcgccggcggtgCTGCTGCTGTGGCTGCTCGCGCTGGCATTCAGGGCGGACGCGCTGGCGGCCAACTGGGGCACGCGCGCGCTGCACCCGCTCCCCGGCGACGTCACCGTGCAGCTGCTCAAGGACAACGGCTTCGACAAGGTGAAGCTCTTCGAGGCCGACCCGGCGGCGCTCAAGGCGCTGGGCCACTCCGGCATCCAGGTCATGCTCGGCCTCCCCAACGAGCTGCTCGCCACCGTCGCCCGGgacgtcgccgccgccgagcAGTGGGTGCAGCACAATGTCTCCCACTACGTCTCCGACTACGGCGTCGACATCCG GTTCGTGGCGGTGGGCAACGAGCCGTTCCTCAAGTCGTACAAGGGCCAGTTCGAGGCGGCCACGCTCCCGGCGGTGCGCAACGTGCAGGCGGCGCTCGTCAAGGCCGGGCTGGCGCGCCAGGTGCGCGTCACCGTCCCGCTCAACGCCGACGTCTACGAGTCGCTCGACGGCCGCCCCTCCTCCGGCGACTTCCGCCCGGACATCACGACCCTCATGACCAGCCTCGTCCGCTTCCTGCTCGACAGCGGCGGCGTGCTCGCCATCAACATCTACCCGTTCCTCTCCATGGACGCCGACGCCAACTTCCCGCGCGACTACGCCTTCTTCCCGGCCCCCGGCGCGCCGCCCTCCCAGGCCAGCGTGCAGGACGGCAACGTGCTCTACACCAACGTcttcgacgccaactacgacacCCTCGTCGCCGCGCTCGAGAAGCACGGCCTCGGGAACATCACCGTCGTCGTCGGCGAGATCGGCTGGCCCACCGACGGCGACGCCAACGCCAACGCCGCCGGCGCGCAGAAGTTCAACCAGGGCCTCTTCGACCGCATCGTCGCCGGCAAGGGCACCCCGCGCCGGCCCCAGATGCCCGACGTCTACGTCTTCGCGCTCCTCGACGAGGACGCCAAGAGCGTCGACCCCGGCAACTTCGAGCGCCACTGGGGCGTCTTCAACTACGACGGCTCGCCCAAGTACGCGCTCCGCCTCGCCGGCGGCAAGGGCGTCGTGCCGGCCAAGGGCGTCAGGTACCTGTCCAAGCAGTGGTGCGTGCTCCGGCCCGACGCCAGCCCCACCGACCCGGCCATCGTCGGCGCCGTCGGGTACGCGTGCCAGTACGCCGACTGCACCAGCCTCAGCCCGGGGTCGTCGTGCGGCGGCCTCGACGTCAGGGGCAACGTCTCCTATGCCTTCAACCAGTTCTTCCAGTCCGCCAGCCAGCAGAAGGGCTCCTGCGGCTTCAACAACCTCTCCGTGGTCACCACCACCGACCCCTCGCAGGGCACATGCCGCTTCAAGATCATGATCGACACCGGCCGGCACGACCTCACCCACCAGGAGGACTCGGGCGCCGCCAGGGCCGCCGCCGCGTGGGGCACCGTCGTTGCCGTGCTCGCATTGCTCGCCATCGTGGCACTCTGA